The following are from one region of the Cyanobium gracile PCC 6307 genome:
- the psbD gene encoding photosystem II D2 protein (photosystem q(a) protein) produces MTIALGRAPATRGWFDVLDDWLKRDRFVFVGWSGLLLFPTAYLALGGWLTGTTFATSWYTHGIASSYLEGCNFLTAAVSTPADAMGHSLLLLWGPEAQGDFVRWIQLGGLWPFVALHGAFALIGFMLRQFEIARLVGIRPYNAIAFSGPIAVFVSVFLMYPLGQSSWFFAPSFGVAAIFRFLLFLQGFHNWTLNPFHMMGVAGILGGALLCAIHGATVENTLFEDSDQANTFKAFEPTQEEETYSMVTANRFWSQIFGIAFSNKRWLHFFMLFVPVMGLWTSSIGIIGLALNLRAYDFVSQEIRAAEDPEFETFYTKNILLNEGLRAWMAPADQPHENFIFPEEVLPRGNAL; encoded by the coding sequence ATGACGATCGCCCTGGGGCGCGCCCCTGCCACCCGTGGATGGTTCGACGTCCTCGACGACTGGCTCAAGCGCGACCGCTTCGTTTTCGTGGGGTGGTCCGGTCTGCTGCTGTTCCCCACGGCCTATCTGGCCCTGGGCGGCTGGCTCACCGGCACCACCTTCGCCACCTCCTGGTACACCCACGGCATTGCCAGCAGCTACCTGGAGGGCTGCAACTTCCTCACCGCCGCCGTCAGCACCCCGGCAGATGCCATGGGGCACAGCCTCCTGCTGCTCTGGGGCCCGGAAGCCCAGGGTGACTTCGTCCGCTGGATCCAGCTCGGTGGTCTCTGGCCCTTCGTGGCCCTGCACGGCGCCTTCGCCCTGATCGGCTTCATGCTGCGCCAGTTCGAGATCGCCCGTCTCGTCGGCATCCGTCCTTACAACGCCATCGCCTTCTCCGGCCCGATCGCGGTGTTCGTCAGTGTCTTCCTGATGTACCCCCTGGGTCAGAGCAGCTGGTTCTTCGCGCCTTCCTTCGGGGTGGCGGCGATCTTCCGCTTCCTGTTGTTCCTGCAGGGCTTCCACAACTGGACCCTGAACCCCTTCCACATGATGGGCGTGGCCGGCATCCTGGGCGGTGCCCTGCTGTGCGCCATCCATGGCGCGACGGTGGAGAACACCCTGTTCGAGGACAGCGACCAGGCCAACACCTTCAAGGCGTTCGAGCCCACCCAGGAAGAGGAGACCTATTCGATGGTCACCGCCAACCGCTTCTGGAGCCAGATCTTCGGGATCGCCTTCTCCAACAAGCGCTGGTTGCACTTCTTCATGCTGTTCGTGCCGGTGATGGGTCTGTGGACCAGCAGCATCGGCATCATCGGCCTGGCCCTCAACCTGCGGGCCTACGACTTCGTGAGCCAGGAGATCCGGGCGGCGGAGGATCCTGAATTCGAGACGTTCTACACCAAGAACATCCTGCTCAACGAAGGTCTGCGTGCCTGGATGGCGCCTGCCGACCAGCCGCACGAAAACTTCATCTTCCCTGAAGAGGTTCTGCCCCGTGGAAACGCCCTTTAA
- the psbC gene encoding photosystem II reaction center protein CP43: protein METPFNSGLISVGGKDLDSTGYAWWAGNARLINLSGRLLGAHVAHAGLMVFWAGAMMLFEVSHFTFDKPMYEQGLILFPHVATLGYGVGPGGEVTDLYPFFVVGVLHLISSAVLGLGGLYHALRGPEILENYSAFFSQDWRDKNQMTNIIGYHLILLGVGALLLVFKAMFFGGVYDTWAPGGGDVRLISNPTLSPGVIFGYLTRAPFGGEGWIIGVDSMEDIIGGHIWIGLICIFGGIWHVITKPFGWVRRAFIWNGEAYLSYSLGALSFMSFIASAYIWFNNTAYPSEFYGPTNAEASQAQSFTFLVRDQRMGANIGSAMGPTGLGKYLMRSPTGEIIFGGETMRFWDFRGPWLEPLRGPNGLSLDKLQNDIQPWQVRRAAEYMTHAPNASLNSVGGIITEPNSVNFVNIRQWLASTQFVLAFFFLVGHLWHAGRARAAAAGFEKGIDRQAEPTLAMPDLD from the coding sequence GTGGAAACGCCCTTTAATTCCGGTCTCATTTCGGTCGGGGGCAAGGACCTCGACTCCACCGGCTATGCCTGGTGGGCGGGCAATGCCCGGCTGATCAACCTCTCCGGCCGTCTTCTGGGCGCCCACGTGGCCCACGCGGGCCTGATGGTCTTCTGGGCCGGCGCCATGATGCTGTTCGAGGTGAGCCACTTCACCTTCGACAAGCCCATGTACGAGCAGGGGCTGATCCTGTTCCCCCATGTCGCCACCCTCGGCTACGGCGTCGGTCCCGGCGGTGAGGTCACCGATCTCTATCCGTTCTTCGTGGTCGGTGTGCTGCATCTGATCAGCTCCGCCGTGCTCGGCCTCGGCGGGCTCTACCACGCCCTGCGTGGTCCTGAAATCCTGGAGAACTATTCCGCGTTCTTCTCCCAGGACTGGCGCGACAAGAACCAGATGACCAACATCATCGGCTACCACCTCATCCTTCTCGGGGTGGGTGCGCTGCTGCTGGTGTTCAAGGCCATGTTCTTCGGCGGTGTCTACGACACCTGGGCTCCCGGTGGCGGTGACGTTCGCCTGATCAGCAATCCCACCCTCAGCCCCGGGGTGATCTTCGGTTACCTCACCCGAGCCCCCTTCGGCGGCGAGGGCTGGATCATCGGTGTCGACTCCATGGAGGACATCATCGGTGGCCACATCTGGATCGGTCTGATCTGCATCTTCGGTGGCATCTGGCACGTCATCACCAAGCCCTTCGGCTGGGTGCGTCGCGCCTTCATCTGGAACGGGGAGGCTTACCTGAGCTACAGCCTCGGCGCCCTGAGCTTCATGAGCTTCATCGCCTCGGCCTACATCTGGTTCAACAACACCGCCTACCCCTCGGAGTTCTACGGCCCCACCAACGCCGAAGCCTCCCAGGCCCAGAGCTTCACCTTCCTGGTGCGTGACCAGCGCATGGGCGCCAACATCGGCTCCGCCATGGGTCCCACCGGCCTCGGTAAATACCTGATGCGCTCCCCCACCGGCGAGATCATCTTCGGTGGTGAAACCATGCGCTTCTGGGACTTCCGCGGTCCCTGGCTGGAGCCCCTGCGCGGCCCCAACGGTCTGAGCCTCGACAAGCTCCAGAACGACATTCAGCCCTGGCAGGTGCGTCGGGCCGCCGAGTACATGACCCACGCCCCCAACGCCTCCCTCAACTCCGTGGGCGGCATCATCACCGAGCCCAACTCGGTGAACTTCGTCAACATCCGCCAATGGCTGGCCTC